The nucleotide sequence AGAGCGTGAACTCGTCGGGGGCGAGGTCGGCGCGGCTGCCCCCCGGCCCGCCCACGTCCACCACGGTCAGGCTCACGCCGTCCACGGTGACGCTGCCCTTTGGGACCAGAAACCTGGCGAGGTGCCGGGGCGCGCGCACCCGCATGGTGAAGGCGCCCGGTTCTTCGCGGACCTCCAGCACCTCGGCCACGCCGTCCACGTGCCCGCTCACGACGTGGCCGCCGAAGCGGGCGGAGGCGCTCATGGCCCGCTCCAGGTTCACGCTCGCGCCCTCCTGCCAGCGCGGGGCCGTCTTGCTCACCGTCTCATGCGAGAGGTCCACGGTGAAGGTCGTGTCGTCCCAGCCTGTGACGGTCAGGCAGGTGCCGCTCACGGCGATGCTCTCGCCGAGTTCGAGGTCGGGCCACAGCCGCGCGGGGGCGATGCCCAGGGTGAGGTTGCCGTTTTGCTCGGTGGCGCGCGTCACGCGACCCACCTGTTCGACGATTCCGGTAAACATGGGGATACCTCCGGGAAGGGGACTTCAGAGCCTCGGCACGTCGTTCAGCAGGCCCGTGACAAGCACGTCGGGGCCGAGGGGTTGAACTTGAACGTCGGAGAGGGCGCGGGCGTCGGCCATCGAGCGGGCCGCGTTGTTCAGCGGCGTCAGGCCAGTCCCGAGCAACTTAGGAGCGATCAGGGCACACACCTCGTCCACGAGGCCGTGCGCGAGGAAACTCGACGCCAGCCCCGGCCCGCCTTCGAGGAGCAGGCTGGAGAGGTCGAGTTCGCCCAACCCGCTCAGGGCGTCCGGCAAGGACCCGGCGCGGAGGATGACGGCGCCCGCCCCCTCCAGGTGGCTCGTCTGGGCGTCTGGGGCGGTCACGACGACGGTGCCGGGACGCAGGGCGCGGGCGGTCACGGGCGTGCGGGCGCGGCGGTCGAAGATGACCGGGCGCGCGTCACGGCCCCCCTCGACGCCGCGGGTGGTGAGGGCCGGGTCGTCGCTCAGCACCGTGCCCGACCCGACGGCGATGGCGTCCAGCTCGTCACGCCAGCGCATCACCTGGGCGCGGGCCTCCGTGGACGTGACGGCCCCGTTGCCCTCCCCACACGCGGCCACCTTGCCGTCGAGCGTCATCGCGTACTTGTAGACGACCCAGGGGCGGCCCCGCGTGACGAGCGAGCGGAAACCCGCCTGCTGACGCACGGCCTCCGCCTCGCCCACGCCGACCTCGACCTCGATTCCGGCCTCGCGGAGCCTCTGCACGCCCCGCCCGGCGACCCTGGGGTTGGGATCGAGCGCGGCCACGACGACCCGCGCCACCCCGGCCCGGATCAGGGCGTCCGCGCAGGGGGGCGTCCGCCCGAAGTGGCTGCACGGTTCGAGGGTGACGTGGGCGGTGGCTCCGCGTGCCCGCTCGCCCGCCTCCCGCAGCGCGAAAACCTCGGCGTGAGGCTCGCCCGCCCTCGGGTGGAAGCCGCGCCCCACCACCTCGCCGCCGCGCACGATCACGCAGCCCACCGGGGGATTCGGCGCGGTGCGGCCCAGACCCCGGGCAGCTTCCGCGAGGGCCTGCGCCATCCATACCCTCATGTCCTGAGCCCTGTTCGGCCCATTTGCCTCATGCATACGCTGTCGCCGCCCGCTGGGGTGCGGGTGTCGGCATCCTCCTTCTTCCATCCGGACTGTCCCGTCGGCACTCGGCACGTTGGCGTGCCTGTGCTTCTGGCAAACCGTCGGCCCCGGAGTCTCACCGAGTCGGGCCTGCGCGTGGTGCGGTTTGCGCGGGCTTCGCGGGCTGACCGGCTAGGCGCCGGATCACCGCCGGTGGGGAATCTCACCCCGCCCCGAAAGAGGTGGCCCGCCCGGAAGGAGGGCCAGGGCGATGCTAGCGCGGGGGCAGGAAGAGAAGTGGGCGGGACCTCACGCCGGGCGCGGGCTTGACCCTGCCCTAGGGGCAGCCCCCACACTGGCCCTACCTCCGGAGGCTGCACCACTGAAAGAGGGCGTCATGACGGACACCAGACCACCCCTCCTCACCACCGGCGCGTTCTCGCGCGCCTCACGTCTGAGCCTCAAAGCGCTGCGGCTCTACGACGAACTCGGGTTGCTGCCGCCCGAGCGGGTCGAGGAGGCCAGCGGCTACCGCTACTACACCGCCGAGCAGGTGGAGACGGCCCGCTTGATCGCCCTGCTGCGCGTGATCGAGATGCCCCTGGTGGACATCCGGGCCCTGCTGGAGGCGCCGCCAGAAGAACGGGCCCACCTGGTCGAGACACACTGGGCCGCCGCGCAGGGGCTTCACACCCGGCGCGCTGCCGTGGCCCGCCACCTGATCCACACCCTGAGAGGAGACCCCATGCCCCGCAGCTACGAAGTTCAGCGCCGCGACGTGCCTGCCCAGACGGTCGTGACCACCCGGCGGCGCCTGTTCCTGCCCGACCTCAGCGCCTACATCGGCTCCTCCATCGACCGCCTGTACGCCGAGGTGCGCGCCCAGGGGGCCGAACCCGCGGGAGCACCCATCGTGATCTACCACGGCGAGGTGGGCGTCGACTCCGACGGCCCGGTCGAGGTGTGCGTGCCCTACACTGGGACCCTGCGTCCCTCCGGCGACCTCTCCCTGCGCGAGGAAAGAGCCCACACGGAAGCGTTCGTGACCGTTCGCAAGGCCGACTTCGAGTACCACGAGCTGATGGCGGCCTACGATGCGGTGGACAGGTACGCCCGCGCTCACGGCACCCGAAACGGCCTGTCCGTCCGCGAGGTCTACCCCTATGACTGGGAGGGGGCGGGCCCGGACGACCCGGCGGGTGAGGTCGCCTGCCCCTTCCACCCCGCCGAGGTGCCCGCCTGAGCGCCCCGTCCCCTACCCTGGGACCATGAGCTATGCCGACTTCCTGGGCATGACCGTGCGCGAGGCCACCCCTGGGCGCACGGTCGTCGCCCTGACCGTCACCCCCGGCGGCCTGAACATGCACGGCACCGCGCACGGCGGTCTGCTCTTCAGCCTCGCCGACGAGGCCTTCGCCGTCATCAGCAACCTGGAAGCGCAGGCGGTGGCCGTCGAGACCCACCTGAGTTTCTTTCGCCCCGCCCGCGTCGGAGACGAACTCGTCGCGGTCGCCACCCCCGAACGGGTGGGCCGCACCCTCGCCACCTACCGGGTGGAGGTCCGGCGCGGCGGGGAAGGGGAGGTGCTGGCGCTGTTCCTCGGTACGGTGGCGCGGTGGGGGCAGGGGGAACCAAGCTAATGTTTAGGGCGGTAATCTTGGGCAGATCGCCCTTTAGCGTCTTTCCAGACATCCCACCCATTGACGGAGTTGGCAGAAACCATAGCAGCGGCGTCCGATGGCGTCTCAAAATCGTAGGGCTGAACAAATTCAAACCGCGCATCGTCCAATTGCTTTAGAATCCCGTCCTTAACCATCTGTTCTCGACGAGCGTTAAAGTTAGGCCAGGGGGTATCGCGCGAAAGGCACTGGCTTCCTGGTTGCATTCGCCAGATGCTCTTACCCGTTGACTGGTGGAGAAAGACAACATGTGCCTCGCATTTTCGAGTCCGGTAGGTGAAAAGAAAGCTCTTAGACATCGGTTTGGGGGTAGGTAGCGGATCGGACTTGTCCAATAGCACATCCCGCTCAGCCTCGGTGATCCGGCCCATCTGCACAGCGGCGGCGGCGGCTTTCTCAAAGGTAGCGATGCTGAACTCTTCCTGCGTAGCTTCCACCACCGGACGCTTTTCCTTGTGGATACGTGCCTCGTCGCGGCGCTGCCGCTGACGCTCGCCGACGACCTGCACAGCTTTTGCAAAGGCGTCCGCCTGCCAAGTCGCCACGTCCAGCAGCGTGGCGAGGTCGTCGGCGAAGGTGTCCCCCTTCTGTGCGAGTTCGACCCGCAGGGCGACCCGTGCTTCCCATTTGCCCGGCAGATGCTCGTCGATGACGATCCAGACCCGGCCATTGGTCACGATGGCCCAGCGCGTGCCCTCGTTGACAGCGTAGGTGGCGGCCTGCTGGAACTGCACTGCGCCCAGGGTGATGCCCATTCCCTTGATCTCCAGCGCGAATTTGCCCTTGCCCGCGCGAATCAGAAAATCCGGGAATTTGCCGGTGTCGTTCTTTTCTTCCGGCACAACCTCCGCCGGATTCCAGATGTCGAAGCCCGCCGCTTGGAGCAGCCGCAGCACGATGGTTTGCCGAACCACTGCCTCACCCGGGTTGGGCGAAGTTGAAAGCCAGCCTTGGATGTCGCTTACAGCGTCCCGCACGCGTTCTGTCGGGGTCGGCATCTGTCCGAGAGTCTAGCAGCGACTCACCTTGTCCTCGGCCAAAATATGTTATGTTATTTACGTAAGGAGGCAGAATGCTGCACATCGAATTCATCACCGACCTGGGCGCGCGGGTGACCGTGGACGTGGAGAGCGAAGGAAAACTGCTGGACGTGCAACGCCAGTACGGACGCCTGGGCTGGACGAGCGGCGACGTGCCCACGGGGGGCTACCAGTTCCCGCTGGAGAACGAGCCCGACTTCGACTGGTCCCTGATCGGCGCGCGCAAGTGGACCAACCCCGAGGGCGAGGAGATGATCCTCCACAAGGGCCACGCCTACCGCCGCCGCGAGCTGGAGGCCGTGGACAGCCGCAAGCTCAAGCTGCCCGCCGCCGTGAAGTACTCCCGGGGCGCCAAGAACGCCGACCCCGACCACGTGCGCGAGAAGGCCGACGGCGAGTTCGAGTACGTCACCCTGGCGATCTTCCGCGGTGGCCGCCGCCAGGAGCGCTACGCCGTCCCCGGCGGCGCGGGCGCGGGCCGTGCTCCTGCCCAGGCCGCGGGCGCCTCCCGCCCGGCCCCGACCCGTCCCCAGGCGGCGAACGCTCGCACGGCGACGGTGGCGCGCGTGGAGGACGAGGAGACGCCGTTCTAGGACGGTCAGTGGTCTGTGGAAAGTGGTGAGTGGTCGGGGGTCTGTCCCACTGACCACTCACCACTTCCCACTTCCTGCTCCTCGATCACTCCCCGCACGTCGGCAGGCCGCCAGCCCTCAGGCTTGAGCTGCTTGCCGTCGGCGCGTCTGGGGCCGCCCGCCTTGCTCAGGTTGGCGCGGTGGACCTCGGCGAACACGGCGTCGGCGTCGATGCCCAGGGCGTCCAGCGCCCCGTAGGTCACGTATAGCAGGTCGGCGAGTTCGTGCGCGAGCGGCGCAAGATCGGCAGGGCAGACGGCCTCGTCCCCCTGGAGACGGGCCTCCAGCGCGCCGAACTCTTCTTCCACCTCCGCCACCTCCTCGCGGATGAGGGTGCGGCGCAGGGCGAGCAACTCCGCACCCGGCACGGTGGGCCGCTCGGGCGAGACGAAGCCGAGGGCGCGGTGGAACTCGCGCAGGCGGGCGGCGTTCGACGTGGGTGTCATGGCGACGATGCTAACGGCGGGCGCTGCCCGTCGAGCAAATGGAGAAGGAGTGGGCCGCTTGATGGGCTCACTCCCTCTTTTCGGTGCGGGTGATGGGACTCGAACCCACCGGTGGCCTGCTGCTGTGCCCGCTCGCACGCCCGTTGACTGGAGGTGGGCGTCTCCCTCCGGCCCCCCACGCCCAGGCCGGGCGGTGAGGTTTCCTTGGCCGAGGGGAGTATCCCGCAGGGGCGTCAGGACTTCATGCGCTCCCGCTAAGGTCGGTCTTTAGGGAAACCGCTTCCCTTTGCGGCGGCAGGTCGAGGACCCGGTAGCCGTAGGCGTTTACCACGCGCGCCCCGGTCGCGGGGTCGGTGTACTCCTCCTTGCGGCCCTCGTACTCGTGGATGTGCCCGTGGACGACGAGGCGGGGGCGGTGCCGGGCGATGAAGTGCGCGAGTTCGGGGCAGCCCCGGTGGGCGTAGTCGCTGCCCGCGTGCGGCCCGGTGGGCGGGGCGTGGGTGAGGAGCACGTCCACTCCGCCCCGGGCCTGCCAGCCCAGGCGCGTCAATCCCCAGCGGGCCTGAAGGGGCGTGTACTGCCCCTCGCCGCCCAGGCGGTAACGCGGCACGCCGCCCCAGCCCGCGACGCGCAGCCCCGCCGCCGTCACCACCCGCCCGTGGGCCGGGGTCACCCCGCGCGGGGGCACGCGCGTCTCGCCCTCGGTGACGTACTCGTTGGCGTGGTTGCCGTGCACGTACACGATGGGCACCGGGAGCTTGCTCGCCAGGAACTCCAGGTAGGAGCCCGGCAGGTCCCCCGCCGCGAGCACCAGGTCGACCTCGGGCACCCCCTGCGGAAAGCCCTCCCGGTACACGAAAGGGTGGGTGTGGTCGGCGACGACGAGCAGCCGCGTGGGCCGAACTGGTAGGGGGGAGGCGGCAGGGTCGGTCATGGGGCGGTGGGCGCGTCCGGCGGGAGGCCGGCAAGCCTGCGGCGGGGCGGGTATCGGTGAGAGCCGAGTCTAGCGCCTCCCGGGCCGCCGGGTGTGCCTGCCGTACCCTGTCCGGGATGCCCCCCACGCCGCCCCTGCCCACGCCCCGCCTGTGGCTGCTGCCCCTCACCCGCCCGGTGGTGGAGACGCGGCTGAGGCGCGAGGCCTTCCGTCTCCCCTGCGACCTCGGCGGCCAGACGGTCCCCGTCCACTTCCCGCCCGCGTGGCCCGGCGACCTGCTGCCCGTCTTCCCGATGTTCCTCGCCGACCTCCACTTCGGGCGGACAGACGAGGTACCCGGCTCATGGACCCTCGTGGAGCGCGCCTCCCACACCGCCGTGGGCACGGTCGGCACCAAGGGTGAGCCCGATGAGGCGGGTCTGGTCGAGATCGGCTACGGCCTGACCCCGGGGGCGCGCGGAAAGGGCCTCATGACCGAAGCCGGGCGCGCCTTCCTGGCCCATCTCCTCGCCCGTCCCGATGTGCGGCAGGTCACGGCGCAGACCGCCCGGGGCAACCGCGCGAGCGAGCGGGTCCTCGAAGGGCTCGGCTTCGTGCGCGCGGGCGAGGGGTGGAGCGTGGAGGACGGCCCGCTGACGGTCTGGACGTACGCGGGCTGAGGAGTCCGCCTCATGAATATGCAGCCGGGAGCCGGGCAGACGGTTTGCCGCCTGGCGGCACGAAGATATTGATGCAGCCGTGAGGCATAGCCACGGTCGCGCTCTACCCTGACGCGATGAACGTCTCGATTCTGGGAATTCCGATGGACCTCGGCGCCGGGCGGCGCGGGGTGGACATGGGCGCTTCGGCCCTGCGCAACGCCCATTTCGCGGGGAGGCTGCGGGGGCTGGGGCACACCGTCACCGACCTCGGGAACGTGCCCGTCGCTCTGCCCGAAACGCTCGACAAGCACACGAACGCGGGGCTGGTCTTTCTCGAGCCCATCCTCGACGCCTGCCGCGCCACCGTGGACCGGCTGGCCGCCCTGCCGGAGGACACCTTTCCGGTCACCCTGGGTGGCGACCACTCGGTCAGCATGGGCACGGTGACGGGCAATGCGCTGCGGGGCGGGAGGGGGGGCGAGCGCACCGGCGTCCTCTGGGTGGACGCCCACACCGACTACAACACGCCGCAGACGAGCCCCAGCGGCAACATCCACGGGATGCCCGTCGCGCACCTCACGGGGGCGGGCGACCCCCGCCTCGCCGGGCTGGGCGGCGGCTGGCACGTCCGCCCGGAAGACATCGTGATGGTCGGCATCCGCAGCGTAGACGCCCGCGAGCGCGAGCTGCTGCGGGGGGCCGGGATCAAGGCCTACACGATGAAGGACGTGGACCAACTGGGCATCACCCGCGTCACCGAGGAGACCCTCGAACGCCTCTCGGGGGTCTCCCGCCTCCACGTCTCCTTCGACGCCGACGCCCTCGACCCTGCCGTTGCCCCCGGCGTGGGCACCCCCGTCCCCGGCGGCCTGACCTACCGCGAGGGCCACCTCCTGATGGAGCTGTTGTCCGAGTCGGGCCGCGTCACCAGCCTCGACATCGTGGAAGTTAACCCGGTCCTCGACACCCGCAACCAGACCGCCGAGGTGATGGTGGGGATGGCGGCGAGCCTGCTCGGGCAGCGGATTCTCTGAAAAGGGGTGCAGAAGGTCGAAAGCAGAAGGCAAAGGCGCTCTCTGCTGGCCTTCTGCCTTCTGCGACGTTCGCGGGAAGCTCAAGGCACACGCCCGAGTCCCAGGGCGTAGTGCCTCACCCCGGGCCTCGTCGGTCATGCCCGCCGCACCGGCACCTGCAATTCGCTGAGCTGTTCCTCCTCGCGCTCGGAAAAGCGCAGGTAGACCTCGCGAACGGGGCCGTCCGGCGCGTACCCCTCGCGGTCCATCCAGCCCAGCAGGGCGGCGTAGGCCTCGCCGAAGCGTTCGTAGGAGCCGAGGTGAAGGGTGGCCGCTACGGTCTGTTCGGGCAGTTCGCCCAACGTGACGCCGGGACGCAGGGGGCCGGGAACGTCCTCGAAGACGGGCACGGCGACTTCCAGCTCGATCTCCTCCTCGCTCTGGTAGCCGCCGCCGCGCCAGGTCACGACGCTCCAGCCGGGGTCGGGCAGGGTGTGATCCCCCATCGCAGCGCAGACCTGCTCGTACAGCCGTTCCATCAGGGCCGTGACGTGGCGGTAGTCGGGGGCCGGGCCGCGGGCCAGCAGGGCACGGACGGCGGGCATGGGTTTGAGCTGCACGGTGTAACGGGTCATGCGTCTCTCCTTGTCGATCTCGGCGTCGAGCTGCGCCAGGCGGGCGTTCAGGGTGTCCCGCTGCGCGAGCAGTTCCTCGCGTTTGCGCGCCAGGAAGTCCGGGTAGGGCTCGGGCAGGGTGCCGCCCAGCAGGGCTGCGATCTCGTCCAGGCTGTACCCCAGCCCCTTGAGGGCGGTGATGCGCCGCAGGAGGGCGAGCTGAGCAGGGGCGTAGAGCCGGTATCCGCCCTCGCTGAGCGCGGCGGGCCGCAGCAGGCCGAGGTCGTCGTAGTGGTGTAGCGTCCTGACACTGACGCCGCCGAGGCGGGCGAATTCTCCGATCTTGAACATAGGTTCTGGTCCGCGTGGACCTCCCCCACCATGCGCCCTGACGTGGCGTGAGAGTCAAGCGCCGGGCAGCCCACCCCCCAGCGGGACACCTGTCACAGCCAGATTCCGCGCCTCTCTGCTAAGCTCTCTTGTTTGAACGGGGCCGCCCACGTGTCCCGAATGTGCTTGAACCCTTGGGGTGAGTGATTTGACGGCAGCCGAAGTGATCCAACCTCAACAAGAACAGGTGTACCCTGCCCCCGTGAAGACGGTCGAGCCCGGCAGCCCCGCTGATCAAGCGGGCGTGCGCCCCGGTGACCTCCTGTTGCGTGTGAACGGCGAGGCGGTGACCGACGTGCTCGCCTACCGCCACCGCCTCTCGCAGGGGCGGGCCGTGCTGGAAATGAGCCGCCCCGTCTCGCGCCCGTCGGTGCTCTCCGGCGTGCTCGGCACCGCGCAGGACCACCACACCCTCGCCTACGACCCGTCGGCGCCCACCTTCACCTTCGAGGTCGAGTGGGAGGACCCGGGGCTGGAGTTCGAGGAGGTGCTCTTCGACGGCATCAAGAAGTGCGCCAACAAGTGCGACTTCTGCTACGTGCACCAGATGCCGCGCGGCTTTCGAAAGAGCCTGTACATCATGGACGACGACTATCGCCTGTCCTTCCTGTACGGCTCCTTCGTCACGCTGACCAACCTGACGGAAGGCGACATCAACCGCATCCTCGACGAGAACCTGTCGCCGCTCTACGTCTCGGTTCACACGGCCAATCAGGAGTTGCGCCAGAACCTGATGAAGTGGTGGAAGCTCAAGGTCAAGGACCCCCAGGCCGTGCAGATCAGGTCCATGATCGAGCGGCTGGAGTCTATCGACCTCTACACCCAGATCGTCCTCGTGCCGGGGCGCAACGACCGCGAGCATCTCGACGACACGGTGGAGTATCTGTCGAACCGCCCCAACGTCATCTCGGCGGCGGTCGTGCCCATCGGCCTGACCTCGCACCGCACCAACCTCCCCGACGTGCGGACCTTCTCCCGGGAGGAGGCGCAGGACACGCTGGCCCGGCTGAACCGCTGGCGCAGGCAGTTCCTGACCGAGCGCGGGACCCGCTTCGTCTTCCCGAGCGACGAGCTGTACCTCCTCGCGGGCGAACCGCTGCCCACGGAAGAAGAGTACGAGGGCTTCCCGATGCTCGAAAACGGCGTCGGCATGATCCGCGACTTCCTGACGGAGGGGCTGCCGGACGACCTGCCCGCCGCGCTGCCCGCGCCCCGCAAGATCATCCTGGGGACCGGGAGCCTCTTTGCCGAGTCGCTCGACCGGGCCGTCGAGCCCCTGCGCGCGGTCGAGGGCCTGGAGATCGAGGTCCGCGCCGTCGAGAACAAGACCTTCGGCAAGGTGACGACGGTCGCCGGACTGCTGACGGGCCGCTGCTTCCGCCACGCGATCAGGCCGGGGGAGGCCGACCTGCTGATCGTTCCGCCGACCACCCTGCGCTACGGCACCGAACTGATGCTCGACGACACCAGCCTGGGCGAGCTGCGCGCCGAGCTGCGGATGGACGTGCGGGCGGGCGGCGCGACCCTGGGCGAACTCGCCTGCGTGATCTTCGAGAACGTGGCGTCGAGCGGCCACCAGTGGGGCATGAGCGCCCACGCGGTGAAAGACGGCGGGGCGCGCGGGCAGGCGTAAGAACGTCCTCCACACAGGGTCGGGTCAGATCCTCCGAACGCCAATTGTCATCTTCTGAACGAAGTGTCAAGCTGAGCCATGCTGAAAGGGTTCCGGGACTTCGTTTTGCGCGGCAACGTCGTGGACCTCGCGGTGGGTGTGGTGATCGGGGCGGCCTTCACCACCGTCGTGAATTCCTTTTCGAACGGCTTCATCAACCCGCTGATCAGGGCGATCACGGGGGGCGGGCCGCGGGTCGGGGGGACTTTCAACATCAACGGAGCCGCCTTCGACTACGGGGCGTTCATCACCGCGATCATCAACTTCCTGATCGTGGCGGCCATCCTGTACTTCCTGGTGGTGAACCCCATCAACCGCATCAACGAGCGCTTCAAGCGGGAGCAGAAGCCCCCCGTCGCCGAGCCCAGCAACGAGGAGAAGCTGCTCGCCGAGATTCGGGACGAGTTGCGCCGCCGCCCCGGCATCGCCGGCTGAGGGCGCGGCTCCCGGCCCCGGCGCAGGCACTATTCTGCCGCCATGCCCATGACCCCCTCCGAGAGTTACGCCCGCACCTTCGAGTCGCACCGCGGCGCCCTGATCGACCTCTACGCCCAGCTTCCCGAGGAGCACGGCACCTTCTCCGCCTGGGAGGGTGGCATGAGCCTGATCGGGCAGGCCGACCACCTCGCGGCCAGCAGCACGATGATGCTCGCCATGATCGCCGGTGAGAGTCCCGCCCGCCCCGCGCCCGGCGCCGGAAGTGCCAGCGTCGCCGAGGTCCGGGAGCGCCTGCGGACCACGACGGAGCGGGTGGCCGCCGCCATCCGCACTCTCGGCCCCGACGACCTCGCCCGCCGCGTGCCCGCCTTCGGGGGCCGCGAGATGCCGGTCACGGCTCTCCTCGACGCCCTGATCGGCCACGAGGCCCACCACAAGGGCCAGGTCTGGGTGATGGCACGCATGGTAGGCCTGAAGCCGCCGATGTTCGTGAGGATGGGGTAGGGCGGGCGGAAGGGGAAAGGCAGAAGGCAGATGGCCGGGAATCTTGAGCCATCTGCCTTCTGCTTTCAGCCTTCCGCCTAATTCACCAGCTTCGTCTTGTTCGTCATGAAGTCCATCAGCACGTACTGGCCGATGTTGTGCGGCGTCGTGAAGTACGCCTTGCCCTTCGTCATCTCGGTGACGCGTCGGACGAAGCCGACGAGTTCGGGGTCGCGGGCGAGCATGAAGGTGTTGACCTGGATGCCCGAGCGGCGGCAGCTAGCGACCTCGCGCAGGGTGGCGCCGAGGACGTAGGGGTCGAGGCCGTAGGCGTTCTTGTAGATGCGCCCGTCGGGCAGCGTGAGGGCCGAGGGCTTGCCGTCGGTGATCATCACGATCTGCTTCATGTCCTTGTTCTCACGCTTCAGGAGCTGCTGCGCGAGCCGCAGGCCCCCCGCCGTGTTCGTGTGGTACGGCCCGATCTGCGCCTGGGCGAGCTTGGCGACGGGCACCTCCTCGGCGGAGTCGTGGAAGAGGACGAACTTCAGCGTGTCGCCGGGGTACTGGGTGCGGATCAGGTGCGCGAGCGCCAGTGCCACCTGCTTGGCGGGCGTGAAGCGGTCTTCCCCGTACAGGATCATCGAGTGCGAGCAGTCGAGGAGCACGACGGTCGCCGCCGACGAGTTGTACTCGGCCTGCCGGATCACGAGGTCGGACTCTTCGAGGTTGTCGAAGCCCTTGCCCATCACGTTCCCGAGGGTGGCGGTCGTGTCGAGGTTGAGGGTGTCGCCGAACTCGTAGTTCTTGAGTTCGCCCGTCATCTCGACGCCCGAAGCGTACTCGCGGGTGTCGTGGGCGCCCGCCGAGGAGCGGCCCAGCCCGCCCATCAGGTCGCGCAGGCTCTTATACCCCAGGAAGTCAATGCTCTTGTCGGTGAGCTGAAACTTGGACTCGCCGGTCTGGCCCTGACCCCCCTGTCCCTGCTCGTCGTCGAACTCCTTGCGGATGAAGCCGTCTTGCTGAAGCTTGTCCATCAGGCGCTCGATCTGCTGGCCGAGGCGGGTTTCACGCACGTCCCCGGCCTGCATCGCCTCCATCAGCATGTCCTCGGGGATCATGTTGCGCTCGGCGAGGGCCTCGAGGATGGCGTCGAAGAGGTCGTCCATGCTGGGGCGGGCGTCGGGGTCGGGGTCGTAGGGGTCGTTCGTCCCCTGCCCGAGCAGCGCCTCCTGAATCATCTGCATCAGCTCGCTGGATTCGAGCTGGTCGAGTTCGCCCTCGAACTTGCTGTACCGCGTGATGCGCGCCATGTCGGGAAACCTCCGTGGGGGACAGCATGGCGCGTTCCGGCCCGCGCGTTTGTGATGGTGACGGGAGGAGTCGCTCTCCTCGCGTGGAAGATGTACCCGTACATCGGCCCAAGAGACATCCGGTTGCGTGCCGCCAGTGGTCCGGTAGGCTCGCCAATCCACAGCAAGGCCGACCATTCGGAGTGGGTCGGGCAGTATTCCCGAGGACAGGGAGAGGTTTCTGCCACCTTCGTCATCGACCTCGACGGGGTGCTCCTCCTGGCAGAACGCCACAGCGAGCATGTCGTCTGCGCCGGGGGTGCGCCCGTCCTCGCCGCCGG is from Deinococcus planocerae and encodes:
- a CDS encoding riboflavin synthase translates to MFTGIVEQVGRVTRATEQNGNLTLGIAPARLWPDLELGESIAVSGTCLTVTGWDDTTFTVDLSHETVSKTAPRWQEGASVNLERAMSASARFGGHVVSGHVDGVAEVLEVREEPGAFTMRVRAPRHLARFLVPKGSVTVDGVSLTVVDVGGPGGSRADLAPDEFTLWLVPHTLEVTTLREWRPGTRVNLEADQMAKYVERLILMRDWETARPGGEVAR
- the ribD gene encoding bifunctional diaminohydroxyphosphoribosylaminopyrimidine deaminase/5-amino-6-(5-phosphoribosylamino)uracil reductase RibD, whose product is MAQALAEAARGLGRTAPNPPVGCVIVRGGEVVGRGFHPRAGEPHAEVFALREAGERARGATAHVTLEPCSHFGRTPPCADALIRAGVARVVVAALDPNPRVAGRGVQRLREAGIEVEVGVGEAEAVRQQAGFRSLVTRGRPWVVYKYAMTLDGKVAACGEGNGAVTSTEARAQVMRWRDELDAIAVGSGTVLSDDPALTTRGVEGGRDARPVIFDRRARTPVTARALRPGTVVVTAPDAQTSHLEGAGAVILRAGSLPDALSGLGELDLSSLLLEGGPGLASSFLAHGLVDEVCALIAPKLLGTGLTPLNNAARSMADARALSDVQVQPLGPDVLVTGLLNDVPRL
- a CDS encoding MerR family transcriptional regulator, with the translated sequence MTDTRPPLLTTGAFSRASRLSLKALRLYDELGLLPPERVEEASGYRYYTAEQVETARLIALLRVIEMPLVDIRALLEAPPEERAHLVETHWAAAQGLHTRRAAVARHLIHTLRGDPMPRSYEVQRRDVPAQTVVTTRRRLFLPDLSAYIGSSIDRLYAEVRAQGAEPAGAPIVIYHGEVGVDSDGPVEVCVPYTGTLRPSGDLSLREERAHTEAFVTVRKADFEYHELMAAYDAVDRYARAHGTRNGLSVREVYPYDWEGAGPDDPAGEVACPFHPAEVPA
- the paaI gene encoding hydroxyphenylacetyl-CoA thioesterase PaaI — protein: MSYADFLGMTVREATPGRTVVALTVTPGGLNMHGTAHGGLLFSLADEAFAVISNLEAQAVAVETHLSFFRPARVGDELVAVATPERVGRTLATYRVEVRRGGEGEVLALFLGTVARWGQGEPS
- a CDS encoding DUF4357 domain-containing protein, whose product is MPTPTERVRDAVSDIQGWLSTSPNPGEAVVRQTIVLRLLQAAGFDIWNPAEVVPEEKNDTGKFPDFLIRAGKGKFALEIKGMGITLGAVQFQQAATYAVNEGTRWAIVTNGRVWIVIDEHLPGKWEARVALRVELAQKGDTFADDLATLLDVATWQADAFAKAVQVVGERQRQRRDEARIHKEKRPVVEATQEEFSIATFEKAAAAAVQMGRITEAERDVLLDKSDPLPTPKPMSKSFLFTYRTRKCEAHVVFLHQSTGKSIWRMQPGSQCLSRDTPWPNFNARREQMVKDGILKQLDDARFEFVQPYDFETPSDAAAMVSANSVNGWDVWKDAKGRSAQDYRPKH
- a CDS encoding single-stranded DNA-binding protein, giving the protein MLHIEFITDLGARVTVDVESEGKLLDVQRQYGRLGWTSGDVPTGGYQFPLENEPDFDWSLIGARKWTNPEGEEMILHKGHAYRRRELEAVDSRKLKLPAAVKYSRGAKNADPDHVREKADGEFEYVTLAIFRGGRRQERYAVPGGAGAGRAPAQAAGASRPAPTRPQAANARTATVARVEDEETPF
- a CDS encoding metallophosphoesterase family protein produces the protein MTDPAASPLPVRPTRLLVVADHTHPFVYREGFPQGVPEVDLVLAAGDLPGSYLEFLASKLPVPIVYVHGNHANEYVTEGETRVPPRGVTPAHGRVVTAAGLRVAGWGGVPRYRLGGEGQYTPLQARWGLTRLGWQARGGVDVLLTHAPPTGPHAGSDYAHRGCPELAHFIARHRPRLVVHGHIHEYEGRKEEYTDPATGARVVNAYGYRVLDLPPQREAVSLKTDLSGSA
- a CDS encoding GNAT family N-acetyltransferase, producing MPPTPPLPTPRLWLLPLTRPVVETRLRREAFRLPCDLGGQTVPVHFPPAWPGDLLPVFPMFLADLHFGRTDEVPGSWTLVERASHTAVGTVGTKGEPDEAGLVEIGYGLTPGARGKGLMTEAGRAFLAHLLARPDVRQVTAQTARGNRASERVLEGLGFVRAGEGWSVEDGPLTVWTYAG
- the rocF gene encoding arginase — encoded protein: MNVSILGIPMDLGAGRRGVDMGASALRNAHFAGRLRGLGHTVTDLGNVPVALPETLDKHTNAGLVFLEPILDACRATVDRLAALPEDTFPVTLGGDHSVSMGTVTGNALRGGRGGERTGVLWVDAHTDYNTPQTSPSGNIHGMPVAHLTGAGDPRLAGLGGGWHVRPEDIVMVGIRSVDARERELLRGAGIKAYTMKDVDQLGITRVTEETLERLSGVSRLHVSFDADALDPAVAPGVGTPVPGGLTYREGHLLMELLSESGRVTSLDIVEVNPVLDTRNQTAEVMVGMAASLLGQRIL